The Streptomyces bacillaris sequence ACGACGTCTTCATGGTTCCGGGCCGCTCCGCCGTCGGCTCCCGCCAGGCCGTGGACCTCTCCTCGCCGGACGGGACCGGTACCACCATCCCGCTCGTGGTCGCCAACATGACCGCCATCGCGGGCCGCCGGATGGCCGAAACCGTCGCCCGCCGCGGCGGGCTCGTCGTCATCCCCCAGGACATCCCGATCGAGGTCGTCACCGACGTCATCACCTGGGTCAAGACGCGCCACCTCGTCCTGGACACCCCGATCGAGCTGGCCCCCGGCCAGACCGTCGCCGACGCGCTCTCCCTGCTGCCCAAGCGGGCGCACGGCGCGGGCGTCGTCGTGGACGCGGACCGCCGCCCGGTCGGCGTCGTCACCGACCACGACCTGACCGGCGTCGACCGCTTCACCCAGCTCTCCGAGGTCATGTCCAAGGACCTGGTCCTGCTGGACGCGGACATCGACCCGCGCGACGCCTTCAACAAGCTCGACGGCGCCAACCGCAAGCTCGCCCCCGCCGTGGACAAGGACGGCCGCCTCGTCGGCATCCTCACCCGCAAGGCCGCTCTGCGCGCCACCCTCTACACCCCCGCCACCGACGCCCAGGGCCGCCTGCGCATCGCGGCCGCCGTCGGCATCAACGGCGACGTGGCGGGCAAGGCCAAGCAGCTCCTGGACGCGGGCGTCGACACCCTCGTCGTGGACACCGCCCACGGCCACCAGGAATCCATGATCGCCGCCGTGAAGGCGGTACGGGCCCTGGACCCGCGGGTCCCGATCGTCGCGGGCAACATCGTCGCCGCCGAGGGCGTACGCGACCTGATCGAGGCGGGCGCCGACATCATCAAGGTCGGCGTCGGCCCCGGCGCCATGTGCACCACCCGCATGATGACCGGCGTCGGCCGGCCGCAGTTCTCCGCCGTCCTGGAGTGCGCCGCCGAGGCGAAGAAGCACGGCAAGCACGTCTGGGCGGACGGCGGCGTCCGCCACCCGCGCGATGTCGCCATGGCGCTCGCCGCGGGCGCGTCCAACGTGATGATCGGCTCCTGGTTCGCGGGGACGTACGAGTCGCCCGGCGACCTCCAGCAGTCCGCCGACGGCCGCTCCTACAAGGAGTCCTTCGGCATGGCCTCCGCGCGCGCCGTGAAGAACCGCACCTCGGACGAGTCCGCGTACGACCGGGCCCGCAAGGCGCTCTTCGAGGAGGGCATCTCCACCTCCCGGATGTTCCTCGACCCGGCCCGCCCGGGCGTCGAGGACCTGATCGACTCGATCATCGCGGGCGTCCGCTCCTCCTGCACCTACGCCGGTGCCGCCTCCCTGGAGGAGTTCGCGGAGAAGGCCGTCGTCGGCATCCAGAGCGCCGCCGGTTACGCCGAGGGCAAGCCGCTGCACGCCAGCTGGAGTTGATCCTCCCCGACACCCCTGCCCCTTCCGGTCATTCGTACCGGGAGGGGCAGCGGCGTTCCGGAACCCCTGCAGACGCCCTTCCCGGGCGCCCGTCCGAGGTGGCCGGGATCCCGCTTCAACTCTGTTGAAAGCTCAGTAATATGAACCGCAATCAGCTGCCTCCCTCTCTGCGGTAAGGGATCTCATGTCCTTCTTCACTGACCTGGCCCATCAGTACATCGACGGCGAGTGGCGGCCGGGGAAGGGGTCCTGGGACATCATCGACTTCAACCCCTTCGACGGGGAGAAGCTCGCCTCGATCCCGGTGGCCACCGCCGAGGAGGTCGACCAGGCCTACCGCGCGGCCGAGCGCGCCCAGCAGGCGTGGGCCGACACCAACCCGTACGCCCGGCGCACGGTCCTGGAAAAGGCGCTGCGGATCGTCGAGGAGCGCGAGCCGGAGATCGCCGGGGCCATCGTCGCGGAGCTGGGCGGCACCCACCTGAAGGCCGCCTTCGAACTGCACCTGGCCAAGGAGTTCCTGCGCGAGGCCATCCAGCTCGCCCTGCGCCCGGCCGGGCAGATCCTCCCCTCGCCCACCGAGGGCAAGGAGAACCGCGTCTACCGGGTGCCCG is a genomic window containing:
- a CDS encoding GuaB1 family IMP dehydrogenase-related protein, whose amino-acid sequence is MRFLEPGTGRYTDSSVVPYDLTYDDVFMVPGRSAVGSRQAVDLSSPDGTGTTIPLVVANMTAIAGRRMAETVARRGGLVVIPQDIPIEVVTDVITWVKTRHLVLDTPIELAPGQTVADALSLLPKRAHGAGVVVDADRRPVGVVTDHDLTGVDRFTQLSEVMSKDLVLLDADIDPRDAFNKLDGANRKLAPAVDKDGRLVGILTRKAALRATLYTPATDAQGRLRIAAAVGINGDVAGKAKQLLDAGVDTLVVDTAHGHQESMIAAVKAVRALDPRVPIVAGNIVAAEGVRDLIEAGADIIKVGVGPGAMCTTRMMTGVGRPQFSAVLECAAEAKKHGKHVWADGGVRHPRDVAMALAAGASNVMIGSWFAGTYESPGDLQQSADGRSYKESFGMASARAVKNRTSDESAYDRARKALFEEGISTSRMFLDPARPGVEDLIDSIIAGVRSSCTYAGAASLEEFAEKAVVGIQSAAGYAEGKPLHASWS